One window of the Psilocybe cubensis strain MGC-MH-2018 chromosome 12, whole genome shotgun sequence genome contains the following:
- a CDS encoding putative oxidoreductase YoxD encodes MASQTPKRVLVVAGLGNGSGTGASTARLFAKNGYSVALIARGADSVNKLAQEINGSGGHAEPFPITSYSNDDVTSAWTAVHAKFPKPEYVVRVAVFNAGFGVWKKFLDITPQEIEESLQTNVVSAFAFARGAILAFKDNDIEQPNGKKGALIFTGATASTRGNVVTSAFAAGKFGIRALSQSLSKEFGKENIHVAHSIIDGVILVDRQREKRDTEWQENEDVRLRPESIANSYLYLVNQDRSAWTWELDLRPAHEKW; translated from the exons ATGGCATCCCAAACCCCTAAACGCGTATTGGTGGTTGCAG GACTTGGCAATGGTTCTGGTACAGGGGCCTCTACGGC GCGACTATTTGCGAAGAATGGATACAGTGTTGCACTCATCGCCAGAGGTGCAGACTCTGTCAACAAACTTGCTCAAGAAATCAATGGTTCAGGGGGGCAT GCTGAACCTTTCCCTATCACCTCATATTCGAACGATGACGTAACTTCTGCTTGGACTGCTGTTCACGCTAAGTTCCCAAAGCCAGAATACGTCGTCCGGGTCGCTGTTTTCAACGCAGGATTTGGCGTGTGGAAGAAATTTCTGGATATCACGCCTCAGGAGATTGAAGAATCGTTGCAGACAAATGTTGTATCCGCGTTCGCCTTTGCCCGTGGGGCTATCTTAGCTTTCAAGGATAACGATATTGAGCAGCCCAACGGCAAGAAAGGGGCTTTGATTTTCACAGGAGCAACTGCTAGCACTAGGGGCAATGTCGTCACCAGTGCATTTGCGGCTGGCAAATTCGGTATCCGAGCACTCTCACAGAGCTTGTCGAAGGAGTTTGGGAAAGAAAATATCCACGTTGCTCAT TCGATTATTGACGGAG TAATTCTCGTTGATCGTCAAAGAGAGAAGAGGGACACTGAATggcaagaaaatgaagatgTCCGCTTAAGACCAGAGAGCATAGCGAAT TCTTATCTCTACCTTGTTAATCAAGATCGCTCTGCATGGACATGGGAGCTTGACT TGCGTCCAGCACATGAGAAATGGTAG
- a CDS encoding Protein MON2-like protein (Protein MON2 homolog), with product MSSLAFLVTELQSLASETRRKHPEIREAAEKSLAILRASPEQATANLASDGPQSDDLLRPVFMGCRTKNAKVVAISLGSLQRLIALKAVPQSAVPLIISTMSDAMSQGVDIQLRILQTLVSLVPNFPAIHGDLLGDALLLCFKLQESRIAVVSSTAAATLRQLVMFVVDKMVLEDRQEESEEIPSADLSEVQLPDGTTKLLGPSAKDAFSVFEDLCLLANSEKANFLKLEFLHKTFALELIESVLTNYHEQFRRHYELILLLSHHMCPLLLKSLSERPQFPLLLRCTRVVFLLLKKFSLELRTESEVFLMLLIRIISEENGPDSSEQPHHAHSSKPLWMRVLAMEIMRGLCSDAELIRNLWDRYDALDTGSKAVTSLVTALKRLVTEKPALLGVSQQMGGIGVQSESSSSATGAAAYGLDMAGRVASATVSGVVTMIGGEAGLSSYGSAMKVQCIDQLDKADAPAIPDAYLYLLAVQCIVSLSEGFASFSGPIYSQIALQRPRAAGDAVVRAPPALDLDALPQNDPQTHNLRTVQSIISQAWPALLAALSFIISTNLSDELFVEVLASYQAMTNVSGMLGLTTPRDAFFNSLSKFAVPPRVVSSLETWVEHPPPQTPRSATAALSEGLGLGGPSLPPGLSERNMACLKVFLGCALFLAGSLGESWYPVLEALQNADSVLGVMARSGGGQSSKKGLFGGVAAAASGPSSGGSGGGVPASRSVSLTMSNSQSNVSNAQAIRHPLLSDLEVETMQMAVQRLFDSSKNLEDSAFKDFVNALCKLSSEMVGMQTTEVVAVNVSETGEETGATGTTLTINKSQESFGNRRRVSGIYIPKNVRSGDFGISKLGGVAMLNIHRLIYRSPEIAWNATTSHLLMVIGLPFAPQSIRIQAARVLDEILLVIPRNLSSTGELQAEVQRRVLDVLAQQIIPDSNVPLNQQTTTSVEIRRMGLETLHQILQAAGHTLVVGWETIFEMLGSVCLPASQSFGSSGATRPTRSRSTDSVSILSGPPSPVIRTKPLPIGLSNPTEKSYNALVKIAFQSLTLVCDSVSSLSPEHLRLCISTLGHFGHQADTNIALTAAASLLWSVSDAIQSKRKNMDEEPEYSELWMFLLLEVLGLCTDSRAEVRDGAIQTLFRTMQLYGATLSMDTWEQCIWKVTFPLLDALTDQIRSHKGADQPDEGVEHSWDESKILALYSIGSIFSDFLIDKIILLDSYTKAWDAFMVHIEETILTDNRCISPPALRCLEKAIKAFSGAEGVIRVRVSESLERIWKTLVALSTAATKKYTSQVDLENSPNPPFTQEGLVAYVDVIQGTRKASKVVDGKEWDLPRLTTLMAILKGVLTYPHSPDYRPDIDALPPVQSVVMDTIVDIDLSIPGSPSLVMRDLSEYITLPFLAAFDVQPSSKTSSQQTPQKRITYIAISKKTMPMLVELFLRFKSHEDIYVDGTLESVLSAYSIPVKLKYDCPAPSKYGKDLPLWKTATTCFLRIVKESTLQIDAMGEKINDERIEGIWRQILDVFRGGILADCSTAENFSLDVQEAEENFDLALIASLEIDVVPHLGGPRVPDVLVAQLGKILLQGSKIYRVEDSEMSPMTSRPSSFSSVSSTADVPSLSMRRGSTSTDATSPAVSISPPLKVIKVDVDVNYPDLGTTDFGNLVPRERFSYWCFDLLFLICSDVTRDQEQSRRRLAALSLPSLLNRCKTTLLGYVADESLRGNTPFPRAREEELLYVLTKIHGLRLWPGSLWAALSDKPTEYCINQPDIPIPSTPQELIADSVKRTTVAHLFHFYPILCEIASIPRRSPSEIRIYRSLHTRADKMEVASGGGEALDLLGRDNNSVSDLDARTVARECLKEIGREMGVP from the exons ATGAGCTCCCTTGCTTTCTTGGTGACTGAACTACAG TCTTTAGCAAGTGAAACGAGACGGAAGCACCCTGAAATACGCGAG GCTGCAGAAAAATCATTGGCTATTTTACGCGCGTCGCCGGAGCAGGCGACTGCCAACTTGGCTTCAG ATGGACCTCAATCCGATGATCTTCTGAGACCAGTATTTATGGGATGCAGAACTAAAAACGCCAAAGTCGTCGCGATTTCATTAGGGTCACTTCAGCGTCTCATCGCACTCAAGGCCGTTCCCCAATCCGCCGTGCCTCTAATCATCAGCACAATGAGTGATGCGATGTCGCAAGGAGTCGACATTCAGCTTCGTATTCTTCAGACACTGGTTTCCCTAGTACCCAACTTCCCTGCCATCCACGGTGATCTACTAGGCGAC GCTCTACTATTGTGCTTCAAATTACAAGAATCGAGAATCGCAGTCGTATCATCGACTGCTGCGGCGACTCTTCGACAGTTAGTCATGTTCGTGGTTGATAAAATGGTGCTAGAGGATCGCCAGGAGGAATCCGAGGAAATCCCATCCGCAGACCTGTCAGAGGTTCAATTACCTGACGGGACAACGAAATTACTTGGACCATCTGCGAAGGACGCGTTTTCTGTGTTCGAAGACCTTTGCCTCCTTGCCAATTCGGAGAAAGCCAATTTTCTCAAGCTCGAGTTTTTACACAAAACATTTGCACTTGAATTAATAGAAAGCGTGTTGACCAACTACCACGAGCAGTTTCGCAGG CATTATGAACTTATCCTTCTTTTGAGTCATCACATGTGTCCTTTACTTCTTAAATCTCTCTCAGAACGTCCACAATTCCCATTACTGCTGCGGTGTACCCGTGTCGTGTTTCTACTTCTTAAAAAATTTTCATTGGAACTTCGAACAGAGTCGGAAGTGTTCCTGATGCTTCTGATCCGCATCATTAGTGAAGAGAATGGCCCAGACTCCTCAGAGCAACCACATCATGCACACTCTTCCAAACCGCTATGGATGCGAGTTTTAGCTATGGAGATAATGAGAGG ATTATGTAGCGATGCAGAGCTCATCAGAAATCTTTGGGACCGATATGACGCTCTCGATACCGGTTCTAAAGCTGTAACATCGCTTGTTACGGCTCTCAAACGATTGGTGACGGAAAAGCCTGCGTTGCTTGGCGTCAGTCAGCAAATGGGAGGTATTGGTGTACAGTCAGAATCATCATCTAGTGCCACCGGAGCTGCGGCATATGGGTTGGATATGGCCGGAAGAGTAGCAAGTGCCACTGTTAGCGGTGTTGTCACAATGATTGGAGGGGAGGCAGGTTTGAGCTCGTATGGCTCAGCTATGAAAGTTCAATG TATTGATCAATTGGACAAAGCTGATGCGCCTGCAATTCCCGACGCGTACTTATATCTCCTCGCAGTGCAATGCATTGTCTCCCTTTCAGAAGGATTTGCCTCCTTTTCCGGGCCCATATACAGCCAAATTGCTCTCCAACGCCCTCGTGCAGCAGGCGATGCCGTTGTCCGCGCACCCCCTGCCTTAGATCTCGATGCATTACCACAAAATGACCCCCAAACACATAACTTGCGCACCGTGCAATCCATCATCTCGCAAGCATGGCCCGCTCTCCTCGCCGCTCTCTCTTTTATCATCTCCACAAATCTCTCAGATGAGCTGTTCGTCGAAGTACTCGCGAGCTATCAAGCGATGACCAATGTATCTGGAATGCTTGGCCTCACGACTCCGCGCGACGCGTTTTTCAATTCCTTGTCGAAGTTCGCTGTTCCTCCCCGTGTTGTGTCGAGCTTGGAGACTTGGGTTGAGCATCCGCCGCCACAGACGCCGCGATCGGCAACGGCGGCACTTTCAGAGGGGCTGGGACTAGGCGGGCCAAGTCTGCCCCCTGGTCTGTCTGAGAGAAACATGGCCTGCTTGAAGGTGTTTTTGGGCTGTGCACTTTTCCTTGCTGGAAGCTTAGGAGAAAGCTGGTACCCCGTGCTTGAAGCTCTGCAGAATGCCGATTCGGTTCTTGGTGTGATGGCGAGGAGCGGTGGTGGGCAGAGCAGTAAGAAGGGACTTTTCGGTggcgttgctgctgctgcctctGGCCCAAGCTCGGGCGGTAGCGGCGGAGGCGTGCCTGCAAGTCGGTCCGTTTCATTGACAATGTCTAATTCACAATCAAATGTTAGCAACGCTCAAGCCATACGACACCCCTTACTTTCCGACCTTGAGGTTGAGACCATGCAAATGGCTGTACAAAGGCTGTTTGACTCATCGAAGAATTTGGAGGATTCGGCGTTCAAGGACTTCGTCAATGCGTTGTGTAAATTGAGTTCGGAAATGGTGGGGATGCAAACTACTGAGGTTGTGGCTGTGAACGTTTCTGAGACTGGAGAGGAGACTGGGGCGACTGGGACCACTTTGACCATCAACAAAAGTCAAGAAAGTTTTGGCAATCGCAGGAGGGTCAGTGGCATATATATCCCGAAGAATGTG AGGTCGGGTGACTTTGGCATTTCGAAACTAGGAGGAGTCGCCATGCTCAATATTCATCGGCTTATCTACCGATCGCCAGAGATCGCTTGGAACGCGACTACCAGTCATTTGCTGATGGTCATCGGCCTCCCCTTTGCTCCCCAATCCATCCGGATCCAAGCCGCCCGTGTGCTAGATGAAATTCTACTCGTTATACCGCGAAATCTGAGCTCAACAGGAGAGTTACAGGCCGAAGTCCAGCGCCGAGTTTTGGATGTTTTAGCACAGCAGATAATTCCTGATTCCAACGTTCCTCTCAACCAGCAAACTACAACCAGTGTAGAAATCAGGAGAATGGGCTTAGAGACCCTACATCAAATTTTGCAGGCTGCTGGGCATACTCTAGTTGTTGGCTGGGAAACTATATTTGAGATGCTGGGAAGCGTGTGTCTGCCTGCAAGTCAGAGCTTCGGTAGTTCAGGAGCTACGCGCCCAACGCGGTCAAGATCCACAGATTCCGTTTCCATTTTGAGTGGACCTCCTTCACCCGTCATCCGAACAAAGCCGCTGCCCATCGGGCTAAGCAACCCAACTGAAAAAAGCTATAACGCTTTGGTCAAGATCGCGTTCCAATCTCTGACCTTGGTATGCGATTCGGTTTCTAGTCTCTCTCCAGAGCATCTTCGTCTATGCATTAGTACTTTGGGGCACTTTGGACACCAAGCAGACACCAATATCGCGCTGACAGCCGCTGCCAGCCTTTTATGGAGTGTGTCGGATGCTATCCAATCCAAGCGCAAGAATATGGATGAAGAGCCGGAGTATAGCGAATTGTGGATGTTCCTCTTGCTAGAGGTTCTTGGACTCTGCACCGATTCGCGTGCTGAGGTTCGAGATGGTGCCATTCAGACGTTGTTTCGGACGATGCAATTGTATGGTGCTACTCTCAGCATGGACACTTGGGAACAATGCATATGGAAAGTTACATTCCCCCTACTAGATGCTTTGACGGATCAGATACGATCGCATAAAGGCGCTGACCAGCCTGATGAAGGCGTCGAGCATTCATGGGATGAATCAAAGATCCTCGCTCTGTACTCAATCGGATCGATTTTCAGCGACTTCCTTATTGACAAGATTATTCTATTGGATTCCTACACGAAAGCATGGGACGCGTTCATGGTTCATATCGAAGAAACAATCTTGACAGACAATCGGTGCATCAGCCCGCCGGCGTTACGCTGCCTCGAAAAGGCCATCAAGGCATTTTCAGGCGCTGAAGGAGTGATTCGAGTGCGGGTATCGGAGTCGCTGGAGAGGATATGGAAGACCTTGGTAGCGTTGAGTACTGCCGCAACAAAGAAGTATACTTCCCAGGTTGACTTAGAAAATTCTCCAAACCCACCATTTACTCAGGAGGGTCTGGTGGCGTATGTCGATGTGATTCAAGGTACTAGGAAAGCAAGCAAAGTAGTAGATGGAAAAGAGTGGGATCTACCAAGGCTGACTACGTTGATGGCAATCCTAAAAG gtgttttgacctACCCCCATTCGCCGGATTACAGACCTGATATCGATGCTCTCCCCCCTGTACAG TCCGTGGTAATGGATACGATTGTCGACATCGATCTCAGTATACCAGGCTCTCCATCTCTCGTCATGCGCGACCTGTCTGAATACATCACCCTGCCATTCCTTGCCGCTTTTGATGTCCAGCCTAGCTCCAAAACTTCATCGCAGCAAACCCCTCAAAAACGCATCACCTACATCGCCATTTCGAAAAAGACCATGCCAATGTTGGTGGAACTTTTCTTGAGGTTCAAATCACACGAAGACATCTATGTTGATGGAACTTTGGAATCCGTCCTCTCA GCATATTCAATACCTGTCAAACTGAAGTACGATTGTCCTGCACCTTCAAAGTACGGCAAGGATCTGCCTTTATGGAAAACTGCGACGACTTGCTTCCTCCGCATCGTAAAGGAGTCCACTTTACAAATAGATGCAATGGGGGAAAAAATAAATGATGAACGAATTGAAGGTATCTGGAGGCAGATTCTAGATGTCTTCCGTGGTGGTATTCTGGCTGACTG CTCAACTGCGGAGAACTTCTCACTCGATGTTCAAGAGGCTGAAGAGAATTTTGATCTTGCCCTTATTGCATCTCTGGAGATTGATGTCGTACCGCATCTGGGTGGGCCCCGTGTTCCAGATGTGCTTGTGGCCCAGTTGGGGAAGATTCTTCTCCAAGGTAGCAAGATCTACAGAGTGGAGGATTCTGAGATGTCACCCATGACTTCGCGACCGTCGTCCTTCTCTTCTGTGTCATCAACAGCGGATGTGCCCTCGTTGTCTATGAGAAGAGGATCTACATCAACTGATGCTACATCGCCTGCAGTAAGCATAAGTCCGCCGTTGAAGGTTATCaaggtggatgtggatgttaATTACCCTGACCTTGGGACTACGGACTTTGGCAATTTGGTGCCGCGAGAACGATTTTCGTATTGGTGTTTCGACCTTTTATTCCTCATCTGCTCAGATGTCACGAGAG ATCAAGAGCAATCGCGACGACGACTAGCTGCTTTAAGTTTACCTTCACTTCTTAATCGATGCAAAACTACACTTTTGGGATACGTGGCAGATGAATCATTGAGGGGTAACACACCATTCCCTAG AGCTCGCGAGGAAGAACTTTTATATGTTCTTACTAAGATTCATGGCCTTCGGCTTTGGCCTGGATCACTGTGGGCAGCATTGTCCGACAAACCCACAGAATACTGCATCAATCAGCCAG ATATACCTATACCCTCGACTCCTCAAGAACTCATTGCTGATTCGGTGAAACGGACCACTGTTGCCCACCTGTTCCACTTTTATCCCATCCTATGTGAAATTGCGTCAATACCACGCCGGAGCCCATCAGAGATCAGGATCTACCGCTCCTTGCACACGCGAGCTGATAAGATGGAGGTTGCTAGTGGAGGTGGCGAAGCTCTGGATTTGTTGGGCAGGGACAACAATTCTGTATCTGACCTCGACGCGCGGACGGTGGCGAGAGAATGTTTGAAGGAGATCGGACGAGAGATGGGCGTCCCCTGA
- a CDS encoding Uric acid-xanthine permease, with the protein MSAIEDSQPRAIASPALQVDTSSIPQKQSLGERLIASKRKLTTRNGWLGDYNYSWLCLPPVPFSKAYNERSPPFYGLNDDLPVVLAAATGLQHALAMLAGLITPPIIFASALNLDSVTSAYMISASLIGCGILSLVQMSRMRLFGGYYLGTGLISVVGTSFSTLSTANAIFDAMYADGTCTSTTLADGTIQRNACPEAYGKLLGTSLICSFLEMFLAFVPPRTLKRIFPPIITGTVVLLIGASLVGSSGALSWGGGSNGCQNFPASGIFQLCPTIFAPRPLPWGSPEFIGLGFLSFISIVLTEMFGSPFMKNISIIVGLAVGCIVAGATGYIDSSSIKTAPAITFLWVHTFKISVYPPAILPISLAMEAMGDITASAEVSRVDVRGVEFDSRIQGGILSDGIGGFFSALFTVAPLSVFAQVRHMTSYAS; encoded by the exons ATGAGTGCTATCGAAGACAGTCAGCCTAGAGCCATTGCCTCTCCTGCACTCCAGGTGGACACCTCCTCTATCCCTCAAAAGCAGTCACTCGGCGAAAGGCTTATTGCTTCAAAACGAAAACTGACCACCAGAAACGGCTGGTTAGGGGATTACAACTACAGCTGGCTTTGTCTGCCCCCTGTGCCGTTTTCAAAGGCCTACAACGAACGTTCACCCCCATTTTATGGCCTCAATGATGACTTACCGGTTGTATTGGCGGCAGCTACTGGTCTACAGCATGCTTTGGCCATGCTTGCAG GACTCATTACACCTCCCATTATATTTGCCAGTGCTTTGAATTTGGACTCTGTAACCTCCGCGTACATGATATCTGCATCCTTAATTGGATGTG GAATACTCAGCCTCGTGCAGATGTCTCGCATGAGGCTATTTGGTGGATATTATCTGGGGACTGGCCTCATCTCAG TGGTTGGAACGAGTTTCAGTACATTATCAACAGCAAACGCA ATATTCGACGCGATGTATGCCGATGGGACGTGTACTTCGACTACACTTGCGGATGGAACTATTCAGCGGAATGCCTGTCCAGAGGCCTATGGAAAGCTTCTAG GGACTTCTCTGATTTGTTCCTTTCTTGAGATGTTCCTGGCCTTCGTGCCTCCTCGTACCTTAAAAAGGATATTTCCTCCAATTATCACTG GAACTGTGGTCCTTCTTATCGGAGCATCACTTGTGGGATCTTCAGGCGCCCTTTCGTGGGGTGGAGGCTCGAATGGTTGCCAGAATTTCCCAGCTTCAGGAATTTTTCAACTATGCCCAACAATCTTTGCTCCTCGTCCTTTACCATGGGGATCGCCGGAGTTCATTGGTCTAGGTTTCCTGTCCTTCATTAGCATTGTGCTGACGGAAATGTTTGGATCACCATTCATGAAAAACATTAGTATCATTGTCGGTCTTGCTGTTGGTTGCATTGTTGCCGGTGCTACAGGATACATTGACAGCTCCAGTATCAAAACGGCTCCAGCAATTACTTTCCTATG GGTACACACGTTCAAAATTAGTGTTTATCCACCAGCCATCCTTCCAA TTTCATTGGCAATGGAAGCAATGGGAGATATCACAGCTTCGGCGGAGGTATCCCGGGTTGACGTTCGAGGCGTAGAATTTGACTCTAGAATACAAGGCGGCATCTTG AGCGACGGTATCGGGGGTTTCTTCTCCGCCCTGTTTACAGTTGCGCCGCTGTCAGTCTTTGCACAGGTGCGCCATATGACCAGTTATGCTTCGTAA